Proteins encoded together in one Formosa sp. Hel3_A1_48 window:
- a CDS encoding aldehyde dehydrogenase, with protein sequence MTIKNYINGAYCMPSSQDWLDVINPSVGEIYGKLPNSNREDVQLAYEAAKKAFPEWSKTSVEKRSAILAKIADLIEDNLEVLAKAESMDNGKPLSLAKAVDIPRAATNFRFFSQAITQFYSESHEQIAAKSINFTLRQPIGVVGCISPWNLPLYLFTWKIAPALAAGNCVLAKPSEVTPYTAFLLAELCSKAGLPKGVLNIVNGLGSSTGQAIVEHPNIKAISFTGGTKTGAHIARTAAPLFKKLSLELGGKNPNIIFADCDYDKMLTTTVKSAFANQGQICLCGSRIFVEASMYEQFKTDFVKKVKQLKVGLPSKKDSDLGALVSEDHLEKVLSYVEKAKQEKMNILCGGEKLTTENGKNGYYMQPTIIEVSSNDCILNQEEIFGPIVTLMAFENDKEALALANTTSYGLSATVWTNNLKRSLHFSEHLETGIVWVNTWMQRDLRTPFGGQKNSGVGREGGFEVLRFFTEAKNICINYE encoded by the coding sequence ATGACCATAAAAAATTACATCAATGGAGCTTATTGCATGCCGTCAAGTCAAGATTGGCTCGATGTAATTAACCCCAGTGTAGGTGAAATTTATGGTAAACTTCCAAACTCTAACCGTGAAGATGTTCAACTTGCATATGAAGCGGCCAAAAAAGCATTTCCAGAGTGGTCCAAAACAAGTGTGGAAAAACGAAGTGCGATTTTAGCCAAAATTGCAGATTTAATTGAAGACAATTTAGAGGTTCTTGCCAAAGCTGAAAGCATGGATAATGGTAAGCCACTTTCGCTAGCTAAAGCTGTAGATATTCCCAGAGCTGCAACTAATTTTAGATTTTTTAGTCAAGCAATTACTCAATTTTATAGTGAAAGCCATGAACAAATTGCAGCAAAATCAATCAATTTCACGCTTAGGCAACCAATTGGGGTTGTGGGTTGTATATCCCCTTGGAATTTACCTCTCTATTTATTCACTTGGAAAATAGCACCTGCCTTGGCTGCTGGAAATTGTGTACTAGCCAAACCTAGTGAAGTTACACCCTACACAGCATTTTTATTAGCAGAACTCTGTAGTAAAGCTGGACTCCCAAAGGGTGTACTAAACATCGTAAATGGACTAGGTTCAAGTACCGGACAAGCAATTGTGGAACATCCCAATATCAAAGCTATTTCGTTTACGGGTGGAACCAAAACCGGAGCACATATAGCACGAACGGCCGCACCATTATTTAAAAAATTATCTTTAGAATTAGGGGGGAAAAACCCTAACATTATTTTCGCTGATTGTGACTACGATAAGATGCTCACCACAACTGTAAAATCAGCTTTTGCCAACCAAGGACAAATCTGTCTCTGTGGAAGTCGAATATTTGTAGAAGCAAGTATGTATGAGCAATTCAAAACCGATTTCGTTAAAAAAGTTAAACAACTAAAAGTTGGCCTACCTTCCAAAAAAGATAGTGATTTAGGCGCTTTAGTTTCCGAAGATCATCTTGAAAAAGTATTGAGTTACGTTGAAAAAGCAAAACAGGAAAAAATGAATATTTTGTGTGGAGGCGAAAAGCTTACTACAGAAAATGGCAAAAACGGTTATTATATGCAACCCACCATAATAGAGGTATCTTCCAACGATTGCATATTGAATCAAGAAGAAATTTTTGGTCCGATAGTTACACTAATGGCCTTTGAAAATGATAAAGAAGCATTGGCGCTAGCTAACACTACCTCTTATGGGCTATCGGCAACAGTATGGACCAATAATTTGAAGCGAAGCTTGCACTTTTCTGAGCATTTAGAAACTGGTATTGTTTGGGTCAATACATGGATGCAACGCGATTTGCGCACTCCATTTGGTGGTCAAAAAAATTCTGGTGTAGGTCGTGAAGGCGGTTTTGAGGTGTTGCGCTTTTTTACCGAAGCCAAAAATATATGTATTAACTATGAATAA
- a CDS encoding SDR family oxidoreductase: MELNLKNKSALVCGSTQGIGRAAAMALASEGTRITLVARNEERLKKVLSELPKSAKHDYIVADFSNPQQLKSKVLEYLASNSGFHILINNTGGPRSGAIIEANLEEFESAFTQHLKCNHVLAQLLVPFMKSEQYGRIINIISTSVKEPIEGLGVSNTIRNAVGNWSKTLSFELGAFGITVNNVLPGFTETERLNEIINIKANKAGVSFEEMEEVMKTYTPAKRFAKPEETANTVVFLASEAASYVNGVNIPVDGGRTKSL, from the coding sequence ATGGAATTAAATTTAAAAAATAAATCAGCACTTGTATGTGGAAGCACCCAAGGTATAGGACGAGCTGCGGCTATGGCCTTAGCGAGTGAAGGAACAAGAATTACACTTGTGGCTAGAAATGAAGAAAGACTTAAAAAAGTACTATCTGAGTTGCCAAAATCTGCTAAGCATGATTATATAGTAGCTGATTTTTCGAACCCCCAACAACTTAAATCAAAGGTATTGGAATATTTAGCTTCAAATTCAGGATTCCACATCTTGATAAATAACACTGGAGGGCCGAGAAGTGGCGCTATCATAGAAGCTAATTTAGAGGAATTTGAATCGGCTTTTACTCAACACCTCAAATGCAATCACGTCTTGGCGCAACTGCTGGTGCCTTTTATGAAATCTGAGCAATACGGCCGTATCATCAATATAATTTCAACTTCTGTAAAAGAACCCATTGAAGGCCTTGGCGTGAGCAATACAATCAGAAATGCCGTTGGGAACTGGAGTAAAACTTTGTCTTTTGAATTGGGTGCATTTGGTATAACTGTGAATAATGTTTTGCCTGGATTTACGGAAACGGAACGTTTGAACGAAATTATTAATATCAAGGCCAATAAAGCAGGGGTTTCATTTGAAGAAATGGAAGAAGTCATGAAAACATACACGCCAGCAAAACGCTTTGCAAAACCGGAAGAAACAGCCAATACCGTAGTGTTTTTGGCTAGTGAGGCTGCAAGCTATGTTAATGGTGTTAATATTCCTGTTGATGGTGGACGAACAAAATCTTTGTAA